In one Rhinopithecus roxellana isolate Shanxi Qingling chromosome 1, ASM756505v1, whole genome shotgun sequence genomic region, the following are encoded:
- the GAP43 gene encoding neuromodulin isoform X1, which translates to MGVTALQPSLLDSELGQHWQTLTMTKSCSELSHPALHFLPRLGDLRKNLQSADRPSAHSLGFLTFWLSRVEKNDEDQKIEQDGIKPEDKAHKAATKIQASFRGHITRKKLKGEKKDDAQAAEAEANKKDEAPIADGVEKKGEGTAATEAAPATGSKPDEAGKAGETPSEEKKGEGDAATEQAAPQAPASSEEKAGSAETESATKASTDNSPSSKAEDAPAKEEPKQADVPAAVTAAAATTPAAEDAAAKATAQPPTETGESSQAEENIEAVDETKPKESARQDEGKEEEPEADQEHA; encoded by the exons ATGGGAGTGACAGCTCTGCAGCCTAGTCTTTTAGACAGTGAACTAGGCCAGCATTGGCAGACACTGACGATGACAAAGTCCTGCTCTGAATTGTCCCACCCTGCACTCCACTTTTTACCTCGCCTGGGAGACTTGAGGAAAAACCTTCAGAGTGCAGATCGACCTAGTGCTCATTCGCTTGGCTTCTTGACTTTCTGGCTTTCCAGG GTTGAAAAAAATGATGAGGACCAAAAGATCGAACAAGATGGTATCAAACCAGAAGATAAAGCTCATAAGGCCGCGACCAAAATTCAGGCTAGCTTCCGTGGACACATAACGAGGAAAAAGCtcaaaggagagaagaaggatgaTGCTCAAGCTGCTGAGGCTGAAGCGAATAAGAAGGATGAAGCCCCTATTGCCGATGGGgtggagaagaagggagaaggcaCCGCTGCTACCGAAGCAGCCCCAGCCACTGGCTCCAAGCCTGATGAAGCCGGCAAAGCAGGAGAAACTCCTTCCgaggagaagaagggagagggtGATGCTGCCACAGAGCAGGCAGCCCCCCAGGCTCCTGCATCCTCAGAGGAGAAGGCCGGCTCAGCTGAGACAGAAAGTGCCACGAAAGCTTCCACTGATAACTCGCCGTCCTCCAAGGCCGAAGATGCCCCAGCCAAGGAGGAGCCTAAACAAGCCGATGTGCCTGCTGctgtcactgctgctgctgccaccaccccTGCTGCAGAGGATGCTGCTGCCAAGGCAACAGCCCAGCCTCCAACGGAGACTGGGGAGAGCAGCCAAGCCGAAGAGAACATAG